The window CCGATCACAGACCCCACAGGGCAATCAGCGAGCAGTCATCGAGAGCGACGCGACGTGCATATCGGTCGACGCCGGTGCCGGAACCGGCAAGACGACGACGATGCTCATGCGGATCGAACGGGCACTCGAACGCGGGGACGTCGACCCCGAGGAGATCCTCGTCGTCACCTTCGCGAACGAGGCTGCCGCCAACATCCGAGAGTCGATCGCCGACAGACTCGAGCCCGCGGTGGCCGCACGCATCGACGTTTACACCTACCACTCGCTATGTTATCGGCTGGTTCGGGAGTACGCCTACTACCTCGGCCTTTCGCCGTCGTTCGAGGTCGTCACCGAACGCGGCCGGCGACGACTCCTGAATCGGCTGCTCGCCGAGCGCGATTACGGGTTCGCGGCGGTCGACGTTGCACCCGGTGAGCGGGCAACACCGGCGACGCTCGCGAGAACCGTCGACGAGTTCGTTTCCGTCATGAGCCGGGAGAACATCGATCCCGACGACCTTGAGGCGGCGCTCCCCGACGAGCGCACGCTCAACTTCCTCGACGAACTCCTCTCGATGGCCCGGCGGGAAGCCACCGCGTCGCTCTCGTTCGACAACGAAGCGCTCCGATACTTCAACCGGGACGAACATCTCGAGGCAGCCCGCGAAGCACTCGTCAGCTACGGCACGCGGTTGACGTTCTGCCGGGAGAAGATCGCCGAATCTCCGGCTTCGTTCCGGGAGGAACCACTCGTCGAGGAGATCGACGCGTATCTCCGCACCGTCCAGGCCTGCGTGACGAACGTTCACGGCGCGATGGATCTCGACGATCCTACTACGAAACAGCTTCCTCGGGTGCTCTTCGCAAACCAGATCTGGGGGGATCGAACGAAGGCGATCGAGCAGACGCCGATCGGTCGCCTCGAACACTACGTGGCCTTTCTCAGGCAAGCGATCCACTACACGGCGATCTACGCGGACTATCGGGAGCTCCTTGCGACGGAGGGTGCCGTCGACTTCGACGAACTCGTTCGGACGGCAACGCGACTGGTTGCCGATCCGAGGGTCGCCGACGAAATCGTCGGTCGGTGGACACACGTTTACTGCGACGAGTTTCAGGACACCGACGCGACCCAGTGGTCGCTGGTGACCGAACTCACCCGTGGCGACGACCGACCGGAGCTGCTCGCGATCGGCGACACCGACCAGGCGATCTACGGCTGGCGTGGCACCGATCCCAGGGGCCTCGAGCGCGTCGGTGCGGACGACCCGGATCACGAGTCGATCGAACTCGAGGTGAACTTCCGATCGAGACAGGAGATCCTGGATCTCACGAATCACTGTTCGTACGGGCCGCAGACGTCGAAGACGCTCCGGGAGTTCGGTCGAATCCCGGGCGAGTACGACGAATCGAATCCGCTACACCGCGTGCTGAAAGTCGAGAGCGACGACCTCGCGTGGTCGGTACCAGAGCAGGTGGGAATGACGATTTCCCGCCTGCTCACCGACGAGTGCGCCCGCGTTCCGAAGCGAACGGTCGGCGACATCGCCGTGATCGTCCGGACGAACGCTCAGGCACAGGCGATCACCGACGAACTCGAGTCCCGCCAAATCCCCTACGAGCGGGCCGGCTCGACGGTGGGTTCGACCGCCCCGGGCGTCCAGACGATCATCTCGTACCTCCGGGTGCTCGCTGACCCCGGTGCCGAGACCCACCTCCGGCGGGTGTTGCTCATGCGATACCGGCTGTCGGAGACTGACCTGACTCGACTCCAGACGGCCGACACCGGGCTGTACGAAGCACTCCGTTCCGTCGACATCGACACGCTAGAAAACCCGTCGCGCGTCGAACGAGCGCGAGCAGATCTCGAGGCGCTCACGGCCGAGACAGACGCCTATCCCCTCACCCAGTTTCTGCGACGGTTCCGTGAGCGAACGCGACTCGAGTGGTTCCTCGAGCCGGCGGCTCGACGTGCCTTCGACCGGATCGAACGCTTCGCCGACACGTACGACGGCAACGACGTGCTGGGGTCGCTCTCGACACGCTTCGTCGATGCGCTCGAGCGAGCGGTGACCGGTGGATCTGGCGACCGCCAGCAGGGAACGACCTCCGAAGATGCGATCGACGTTATGACCGTTCACCAGGCAAAAGGCCTCCAGTACGACACGGTACTCGTGCCGTACTGCTCCGACGAGGAGTGGTGTGTCCGATCTGACTACGCCTACAGCGCGCGATATCGACTGCTCACTGCCATGCTCGATGCGGACGAGGGGTCACCGTCACCATTGTATGCGGATCTCGCGACCGAACCGGTCGCCGAATCCTGGCGCGTTCTCCACGTTGCGCTGACGCGGGCCGAAAATCACCTCTTCGTGTTCGGTTCCGAGTACGACTACGAGGGCGGATCGGATGCATTGGGGTCGTCCACGGCCGAGGCGTGCCTCCCGTCATCGATCGAGTGGTCGGTCACAGGCGAGCGCCTGGATCTCTGGACGACACTCACCGAGGCGTTCGAGCGGGTCGAAGAAACCTATCCGGAGACCGTTGTGGACGTGACCGACACCCTCTCAGCGACCACGCAGGGCCCGATGGGAGAGGTTGCCTACACCGACGGCGATGACGAGCGCACGCTCGAGGCCACAGAGGCAGTCGGGGTGATCCACCGCCTGGGTCGGTTGCTCCGTAACGGCTCCCTACTCTCGGCGTCCGACGCGGCACCGTCCGTGTCCGAAACACCGATTCCAGCGAGCCGCCGAACCGGTGCGCTCGATCGGGCTGCCGTTCGATTTTCGATCGACGCCCTCTTCGATCCGACCGGTGACTCCGCTCCCGGCGCGCTCACCCACAGCTACAGCGCGTTGCGAACCCACGGCGAGTGTCCGCGAAAGCACTACCTCGAGTACGTCGTCGGTGCCCCGGACGATCCAGTAGCGGACGACTCGAGCAACGGAGAGGGTTCTGCCGACGCCACCGATCCGACGGCACCCCGCCAGAACGCTCGCCTCGTCGGTACCGTCTTCCACGCCGTCGCCGAGGAGTCGTTCCACCGAGGCTATACAAGCCAATCCGAGTGGGAGAACGCCGCCAGGCGACAGCTGGCGGCTCGTGGCCAGCACCAGCACGAACCGACCGTTCTGGCGTGTATCGACCGATACTTCGAGGCAGGCACACCTGAAATAGACGCACCCGTCCACGAGTGGCCGGAACTCGCCGCCGAAGTGTCGTTCACCGTCGACGACGTCCCTGGCGTCGACGGTTCCGTCGTCGGTGCGATCGACACCGTTCGTCGGACGCCCGACGGAGATCTGGTCGTCCTCGATTACAAGGCCACTGGCGAACGGATCGACCCCGACTCGGCCGTCCAGCTCTCGCTGTACGCCCGCGCCTACGAACGCCAGTTCGGCGAGGCCGTCGACGCAGTGGGCTACGTCTACGTTGGCCCGGTCGACGGTTCCCGACCGCGGGTGGATCTCCGCCAATCCACCGTAGTCCCCGCCTGGGAATCAGTTCGCGACGCGCTCGAGGCACTCGACCAGCCAGGGTACGCGGAGACGACGCCAGGCTCACACTGTCAGTACTGTGCCCACCGCTCGCTGGGCTGTGGGCCGGATCACCTCGAGTAAGCGGTGTGGCGAGCGATTTCGGCGAACTCGGGCTGGCGATCCTAGTCACTCCATTCCGCCGACTGATCGCAGGTGAGTCGGCTCGAGACTCGAGAGTCGAATAACGAGTCGGCTGTGACGACTACAGGTCGCTCGAAACGCAGGGTTGGTCAGTCGTCGCTCGCGGCGTAGCCCGCCGACTCCGGTTCCGGGGCTGCGCCAGCCGTACCCGGCAACTCCGCCCGGACGTCATCTCGCCCGTCCTCCGTAATCGCCTGGTGGTAGGCGTCTGGCATGACCTTCACGAACGCCTCGAGGCTCGCCTCCCACTCCTCGAGCAGTTCCCGGCCGCGTCCGGAGCCGGTGTAGGCGACGTGGTTTTCGAGCAGGCGCTCGAGCATGGCCTCGTCGGCCTCGTCGAGGTCGTCGTACAGCGAGACCATTTCGGTGTTGGCGGCCCGGCGGAGCGTCGATTCGGGGTCGTAGACGTAGGCGATACCGCCGGACATCCCGGCCGCGAAGTTGGTGCCCGTTTCCCCGAGGACGGCGACGACGCCGCCGGTCATGTACTCACAGCCGTGGTCGCCGACGCCTTCGACGACCGCCTTGGCACCGGAGTTGCGGACGGCGAAGCGTTCGCCGGCGACGCCGTTGACGTACAGTTCGCCATCGGTTGCACCGTACAACGCGACGTTGCCGATGGCGACGTTTTCGGTTGGGTCGTAGCCGGCCGTGTCGGGCGTCCGGACGGTGATCTTCCC of the Natronosalvus vescus genome contains:
- a CDS encoding UvrD-helicase domain-containing protein is translated as MGEEGDRSQTPQGNQRAVIESDATCISVDAGAGTGKTTTMLMRIERALERGDVDPEEILVVTFANEAAANIRESIADRLEPAVAARIDVYTYHSLCYRLVREYAYYLGLSPSFEVVTERGRRRLLNRLLAERDYGFAAVDVAPGERATPATLARTVDEFVSVMSRENIDPDDLEAALPDERTLNFLDELLSMARREATASLSFDNEALRYFNRDEHLEAAREALVSYGTRLTFCREKIAESPASFREEPLVEEIDAYLRTVQACVTNVHGAMDLDDPTTKQLPRVLFANQIWGDRTKAIEQTPIGRLEHYVAFLRQAIHYTAIYADYRELLATEGAVDFDELVRTATRLVADPRVADEIVGRWTHVYCDEFQDTDATQWSLVTELTRGDDRPELLAIGDTDQAIYGWRGTDPRGLERVGADDPDHESIELEVNFRSRQEILDLTNHCSYGPQTSKTLREFGRIPGEYDESNPLHRVLKVESDDLAWSVPEQVGMTISRLLTDECARVPKRTVGDIAVIVRTNAQAQAITDELESRQIPYERAGSTVGSTAPGVQTIISYLRVLADPGAETHLRRVLLMRYRLSETDLTRLQTADTGLYEALRSVDIDTLENPSRVERARADLEALTAETDAYPLTQFLRRFRERTRLEWFLEPAARRAFDRIERFADTYDGNDVLGSLSTRFVDALERAVTGGSGDRQQGTTSEDAIDVMTVHQAKGLQYDTVLVPYCSDEEWCVRSDYAYSARYRLLTAMLDADEGSPSPLYADLATEPVAESWRVLHVALTRAENHLFVFGSEYDYEGGSDALGSSTAEACLPSSIEWSVTGERLDLWTTLTEAFERVEETYPETVVDVTDTLSATTQGPMGEVAYTDGDDERTLEATEAVGVIHRLGRLLRNGSLLSASDAAPSVSETPIPASRRTGALDRAAVRFSIDALFDPTGDSAPGALTHSYSALRTHGECPRKHYLEYVVGAPDDPVADDSSNGEGSADATDPTAPRQNARLVGTVFHAVAEESFHRGYTSQSEWENAARRQLAARGQHQHEPTVLACIDRYFEAGTPEIDAPVHEWPELAAEVSFTVDDVPGVDGSVVGAIDTVRRTPDGDLVVLDYKATGERIDPDSAVQLSLYARAYERQFGEAVDAVGYVYVGPVDGSRPRVDLRQSTVVPAWESVRDALEALDQPGYAETTPGSHCQYCAHRSLGCGPDHLE